A window of Peromyscus eremicus chromosome 7, PerEre_H2_v1, whole genome shotgun sequence contains these coding sequences:
- the LOC131914904 gene encoding U1 small nuclear ribonucleoprotein C-like encodes MPKFYCDYCATYLTHDSPSVRKRHCSGRKHIENVKDYYQKWMEEQAQSLIDRRTAAFQQGNIPPAPFSAPPPAGAMIPPTPSLPGPPHPGMMPAPHMRGPPMMPMMGPPPPGMMPVGPAPGVRPPMGGHMPMMPGSPLMRPPARPMMVPTRPAMTRPDR; translated from the coding sequence ATGCCTAAGTTTTATTGTGACTACTGTGCTACATATCTGACCCATGATTCTCCATCTGTGAGAAAGAGACACTGCAGTGGTCGGAAACACATAGAGAATGTGAAAGACTACTACCAGAAATGGATGGAAGAGCAGGCCCAGAGCTTGATTGACAGAAGGACGGCTGCATTTCAACAAGGAAACATACCTCCAGCTCCattctctgctcctcctcctgcaggGGCCATGATCCCACCTACCCCCAGTCTCCCGGGTCCTCCTCACCCTGGCATGATGCCTGCACCCCACATGAGAGGCCCTCCTATGATGCCAATGATGGGCCCTCCTCCTCCTGGGATGATGCCCGTGGGACCTGCTCCTGGAGTGAGGCCACCCATGGGAGGCCACATGCCCATGATGCCCGGGTCTCCATTGATGAGACCTCCTGCTCGACCCATGATGGTGCCCACTCGGCCTGCCATGACTCGGCCAGACAGGTAA